From a region of the Synergistota bacterium genome:
- a CDS encoding aldehyde:ferredoxin oxidoreductase yields the protein MSFRMLSVNLSTGKVEFEDVSDLFSKYIGGTGVLSYLALKDLREDLDPVSPESPIYFGIGPFNGYYPSASKAVAIFKSPLTGNLGESHAGGRFFMAMASAGIHVLRIVGKASCPVYLSIKDEEVKIIPCSSLWGKTATATERILREIEGTKRGKESILRIGPAGERLSRIACVTVDSSRHFGRHGLGAIMGSKNLKAIVISGNRTLRISNWSEYQKLYKEIFDILAYSEVSLKYRDLGTASNVIPLSNTHSLPTRNFSQGFFEGADGISGEHFADEYLVKQIACAHCPIGCIHMGQLREMFAEPHLFRTVRTSYDYEPIFALGSNLGVSKAEEVLRLLSYVERQGWDVMSIGVTLAWATEAFQRGLINTTHTNGLVLSFGDAQTYLKVLGNISKGATEFYRDLERGLGFCVQKYGGEEFAITFGGVESPGYMTGPAAFVGFAVGVRHSHLDCAGYSVDQEFFGKASDPYVEVEKLYKESLWRMVTNSLVTCLFARGGYTMPLVLRGLRVLGVEETEESLMRKARIIHGMKYLLKEKLGFSFDSLKLPEKLTRVYTGRGLVSHKDFDDRVKLYKDKIKEDMAFAQEELKA from the coding sequence TTCCACTGGGAAGGTTGAGTTTGAGGATGTAAGCGATCTTTTCTCTAAGTATATAGGTGGGACAGGAGTTTTAAGCTACCTTGCCCTAAAGGATTTAAGGGAGGATCTTGACCCTGTTTCCCCTGAATCCCCCATATACTTTGGTATAGGTCCCTTTAACGGTTATTATCCAAGCGCTTCTAAGGCTGTAGCTATCTTTAAATCTCCCTTGACTGGAAACCTTGGGGAGAGTCATGCTGGCGGGAGATTTTTTATGGCGATGGCCTCCGCTGGGATTCATGTCCTTAGGATAGTTGGCAAAGCCTCTTGTCCTGTTTATCTCTCTATTAAAGATGAAGAGGTTAAGATAATTCCTTGCTCCTCCTTATGGGGGAAGACCGCTACAGCTACAGAAAGGATACTTCGTGAAATAGAGGGAACAAAAAGAGGTAAGGAAAGCATTTTAAGGATAGGACCAGCTGGGGAGAGGCTTTCAAGAATAGCCTGCGTTACAGTTGATTCCTCTAGGCATTTCGGAAGACACGGTCTTGGGGCAATCATGGGCTCTAAGAACTTAAAGGCTATAGTTATTTCAGGAAATAGGACTTTAAGGATTTCTAACTGGAGCGAGTATCAAAAGCTTTACAAGGAGATATTTGATATCTTAGCTTACTCCGAGGTTAGCTTAAAATACCGAGACCTTGGAACCGCATCTAATGTTATTCCTCTTTCTAATACCCATAGCTTGCCTACAAGAAACTTCTCTCAGGGCTTCTTTGAGGGGGCTGATGGTATATCTGGGGAGCATTTCGCTGATGAATACTTAGTTAAGCAGATAGCTTGTGCTCACTGCCCGATAGGATGTATTCATATGGGACAGCTTAGAGAGATGTTTGCTGAGCCTCATCTCTTCAGGACGGTTAGGACATCCTATGATTATGAGCCAATATTTGCTTTAGGTTCAAATTTAGGTGTTTCTAAGGCGGAGGAGGTACTTCGTCTTCTCAGTTATGTTGAAAGACAGGGTTGGGATGTAATGAGTATCGGTGTTACTTTAGCGTGGGCCACAGAGGCCTTTCAAAGAGGGTTAATAAATACGACTCACACGAATGGCTTAGTTTTAAGCTTTGGGGATGCTCAAACCTATCTTAAGGTCTTAGGGAACATAAGTAAGGGTGCTACCGAGTTTTATAGAGATCTTGAGAGAGGATTAGGCTTCTGCGTACAAAAATACGGAGGAGAGGAGTTTGCGATAACCTTTGGAGGTGTAGAGTCTCCAGGTTATATGACGGGACCCGCCGCTTTCGTTGGTTTTGCCGTTGGCGTAAGGCATTCTCACTTAGATTGTGCTGGTTATTCTGTGGATCAGGAGTTTTTCGGTAAGGCTTCCGATCCTTACGTTGAGGTAGAGAAGCTTTATAAGGAAAGCCTTTGGAGGATGGTCACTAACTCGCTCGTTACCTGTCTTTTCGCTCGCGGTGGATACACCATGCCGCTGGTCCTAAGAGGGCTTAGGGTTTTGGGGGTTGAGGAAACCGAGGAATCTTTAATGAGGAAAGCTCGAATAATACATGGTATGAAATATCTCCTTAAGGAAAAGCTTGGATTTAGCTTCGATTCTTTGAAGCTTCCTGAAAAGCTAACTCGCGTTTATACGGGTAGAGGGCTTGTGTCTCATAAGGACTTTGACGATAGAGTTAAGCTATATAAGGATAAGATTAAAGAGGATATGGCTTTCGCTCAAGAGGAGCTGAAAGCATAA
- the pyrE gene encoding orotate phosphoribosyltransferase: MLEEKIWGLLKETGAFLEGHFLLSSGLHSGHYLQCAMLLRYPRYAALIGEEIGKLVKRYEPEVVVSPALGGIIVGHEVARFLDVPFLFCEREGGVFKLRRFPFPKGKKALVVEDVITTGGSSAEVGSVVEKEGGIWIHTACIIDRSGGKHSLPHEPTSLLKVSFPNYKPEECPLCQKGLPIYKPGSRNL, translated from the coding sequence ATGCTTGAGGAAAAGATTTGGGGGTTGCTTAAGGAAACGGGTGCCTTTTTAGAGGGTCACTTTTTGCTTTCCTCAGGGCTCCACAGTGGGCACTATCTTCAGTGTGCCATGCTTTTAAGGTATCCAAGATATGCAGCTTTAATTGGTGAAGAGATAGGAAAGCTTGTTAAAAGATATGAGCCTGAGGTGGTGGTTTCTCCGGCTTTGGGTGGCATAATAGTGGGGCATGAGGTAGCCAGATTCCTTGATGTACCTTTCCTCTTTTGTGAGAGAGAGGGAGGGGTTTTCAAGCTTCGTCGCTTTCCCTTCCCAAAAGGGAAGAAAGCCTTGGTAGTTGAAGATGTTATAACAACCGGCGGTTCAAGCGCTGAGGTGGGAAGCGTAGTTGAAAAGGAGGGAGGGATATGGATCCATACCGCATGTATAATTGACAGAAGCGGTGGTAAGCATTCGCTTCCTCATGAGCCCACGTCATTACTTAAGGTGAGCTTCCCTAACTATAAGCCAGAGGAGTGCCCTCTTTGTCAAAAAGGATTACCTATATATAAGCCAGGAAGCAGAAACTTGTAA